One Brachybacterium kimchii genomic window carries:
- a CDS encoding superoxide dismutase — MAEYTLPDLDYDYAALEPHISGRIMELHHDKHHATYVKGANTALEKLAAAREANDFGSINQLSKDLAFNLGGHTNHSIFWKNLSPEGGDKPTGELASAIDEYFGSFDAFQAQFTAAALGIQGSGWAILAYEPIEGNLVIEQFYDQQNGIPVATVPLFQLDMWEHAFYLDYQNVKADYVKAIWNIVNWADVQARFENARSTKGLVNPGA, encoded by the coding sequence ATGGCGGAGTACACGCTTCCCGATCTCGATTATGACTACGCGGCGCTGGAGCCCCATATCTCGGGCCGGATCATGGAGCTGCACCATGACAAGCACCATGCGACCTATGTGAAGGGTGCGAACACGGCGCTGGAGAAGCTGGCGGCGGCGCGCGAGGCGAACGATTTCGGTTCGATCAACCAGCTGTCGAAGGATCTGGCGTTCAACCTGGGTGGTCACACGAACCACTCGATCTTCTGGAAGAACCTCTCGCCCGAGGGCGGGGACAAGCCCACCGGTGAGCTGGCGAGCGCGATCGACGAGTACTTCGGGTCGTTCGATGCGTTCCAGGCGCAGTTCACGGCGGCGGCTCTGGGGATCCAGGGGTCGGGCTGGGCGATCCTGGCGTACGAGCCGATCGAGGGGAACCTGGTGATCGAGCAGTTCTACGATCAGCAGAACGGGATCCCGGTCGCGACGGTGCCGCTGTTCCAGCTGGACATGTGGGAGCACGCGTTCTACCTGGACTACCAGAACGTGAAGGCCGATTACGTGAAGGCGATCTGGAACATCGTGAACTGGGCGGATGTCCAGGCGCGGTTCGAGAACGCCCGCAGCACGAAGGGCCTGGTCAACCCCGGCGCCTGA
- a CDS encoding single-stranded DNA-binding protein: MSMRDVYVTVRGNATSDAHTTNNQSEPTVIVRIAVNRRYYDKGTDDFKDAATPDFFNIYGTKALGRNMLRSVKKGDPVIATGRLSYSEWTWEDGSEGRSMQVRADAVGHDLVFGTTHMARAQRHDDPPVDINTGEVFPGGQPSMVRPLSGVVGDDGDGAPAAMPPEGASDGPGADEDESRQLAGQGAGGADAPF, encoded by the coding sequence ATGAGCATGAGGGATGTCTACGTCACCGTCCGCGGCAACGCGACGAGCGACGCCCACACCACGAACAACCAGAGCGAGCCGACCGTCATAGTGCGGATCGCCGTGAACCGCCGCTACTACGACAAGGGGACCGACGACTTCAAGGACGCTGCCACTCCGGACTTCTTCAACATCTACGGCACGAAGGCGCTGGGCAGGAACATGCTGCGCTCGGTGAAGAAGGGCGATCCGGTCATCGCGACCGGCCGCCTCAGCTACTCCGAGTGGACGTGGGAGGACGGCTCCGAGGGTCGGAGCATGCAGGTGCGGGCGGATGCGGTGGGCCACGATCTCGTGTTCGGCACCACGCACATGGCGCGCGCCCAGCGCCACGACGATCCGCCCGTCGACATCAACACCGGAGAGGTCTTCCCCGGCGGACAGCCCTCCATGGTGCGGCCCCTCAGCGGGGTCGTGGGCGACGACGGGGACGGTGCGCCCGCCGCCATGCCGCCCGAGGGCGCCTCGGACGGCCCCGGGGCCGACGAGGACGAGAGCAGGCAGCTCGCCGGTCAGGGAGCGGGCGGCGCCGACGCGCCGTTCTGA
- a CDS encoding PPA1309 family protein codes for MSETPRGADAPHDDLDPAQAALAGVLLEVLRHLEEPALERVHWFALLRSAQLLAEQPGLAALLGDDVALSLAQDSRHLTPVELDDVPSDSDPLSSLSALAWPEGITGLAACFDLSAAQREERAPEDSLPTGAGSMRAAVAALEDGTMFCAVRREGHKEVTLGAQLLPDVVAAIREAVTGEE; via the coding sequence ATGAGTGAGACTCCCCGCGGGGCCGATGCCCCGCACGACGATCTCGACCCCGCGCAGGCGGCCCTGGCCGGCGTGCTCCTGGAGGTGCTCCGTCACCTCGAGGAGCCTGCGCTCGAGCGCGTCCACTGGTTCGCCCTCCTGCGCAGCGCTCAGCTGCTCGCCGAGCAGCCGGGGCTCGCGGCGCTCCTGGGCGATGACGTGGCGCTCAGCCTGGCTCAGGACTCCCGGCACCTCACTCCCGTCGAGCTCGACGACGTGCCCTCGGACTCCGACCCCCTCTCCTCCCTCTCCGCGCTCGCGTGGCCCGAGGGCATCACCGGCCTGGCCGCGTGCTTCGACCTGAGCGCCGCGCAGCGCGAGGAGCGCGCACCCGAGGACTCGCTCCCCACGGGAGCCGGCAGCATGCGGGCCGCGGTCGCCGCCCTCGAGGACGGCACCATGTTCTGCGCGGTGCGCCGCGAGGGCCACAAGGAGGTCACGCTCGGCGCGCAGCTCCTCCCCGATGTCGTCGCGGCGATCCGCGAGGCCGTCACCGGGGAGGAGTGA
- a CDS encoding UPF0182 family protein, with the protein MSFSAPLGDQPRPRPQPAGAGSSGRRRRLSPLSITIGVLALLVILLLIASAVWTRFLWFDQIGFTDVLTTRWLTQGLLFLSGFLVFAVPLFFSLRLTYTHRPVYPPVTREQEAMEQFRAAVDPLRRGITIVAPIVIGAFAGLAATRRWQDVQLFLHPQSYGSTDAVFGLDVGFYVFTLPVITMIISFLQFMVLVAAVAAVAGHFVYGGISWTQESGLEVTTTARRHLGIVAAAYVLLLGVGHWFHRYGMLTGEHDRFDGASYTDVHAILPAQTILAIAAVIVAALFVLWIWRADWRIPAVGAGLMVLSTLVVGTAYPWAIQQFKVTPNERALEQPYIQRNIEATRTAWNVDDVTETSYSASTTAEAGALREDADTTAQIRLLDPSIVSPTFEQREANRQYWGFDQVLSVDRYTIDDRLQDTVIGVRELRPDKFNLDSRGWVNRHIVYTHGYGLAAAFGNQRNSDGEPDFLQSGVPGKGELGDFEERVYFGRHSPDYSIVGAPEGSEPEEFDYQTGTDEKNEGAQHNNTFTGDGGPKVGSFFNRLLYAIKFRDPNIVISSYVNSDSQILYDRQPQERVKEVAPFLQLDSEMYPAVVDGQMVWVIDGYTTTDAYPYSTSQNLDSATVDSKTAEEDASDNYRDAHANYMRNSVKATVNAFDGSVNLYTWDTDDPILRSWQQVFPDSLKPASEISGDLMSHLRYPADYFKAQREILAKYHVTEADEFFGQQDFWQVSPDPTAKASTNADGSKGTQAPQPPYYLTMQMPGEESPRFTLSSNYIPYQGQSGQNVMTGLLAVDSETGDKAGNPAKTFGKMNLLVLPTTNPVNGPGQVQATFNAEPNVSQALNLLKSGNSEVINGNLLTVPVGGGLLYVQPVYIQSSSAGGGTQYPLLQMVLVSFGDKIGFAPTLDEALDKVFEGDSGANAGDAKVESDQSGAVSGSVDTESGEADKSDASGASKDSGDSGDAGSDTAGGTAQQRLDQALKDMDQATKDADAAMKKGDWNAYGKAQDELSDALQRAVDANSEIEGSGSGSGGAASDGGGASDGGD; encoded by the coding sequence GTGAGCTTCTCCGCACCCCTCGGTGACCAGCCCCGACCCCGACCACAGCCGGCCGGTGCCGGTTCGTCGGGGAGGCGCCGCCGCCTCTCCCCGCTCTCGATCACGATCGGCGTGCTCGCGCTCCTCGTGATCCTCCTGCTGATCGCCTCCGCGGTGTGGACCAGATTCCTCTGGTTCGACCAGATCGGCTTCACCGACGTCCTCACCACGCGCTGGCTGACGCAGGGGCTCCTGTTCCTGAGCGGCTTCCTGGTGTTCGCGGTGCCGCTGTTCTTCTCGCTGCGCCTGACGTACACACATCGGCCGGTCTACCCGCCGGTGACGCGGGAGCAGGAGGCCATGGAGCAGTTCCGCGCGGCCGTGGACCCGCTGCGCCGCGGCATCACGATCGTCGCGCCCATCGTCATCGGCGCCTTCGCCGGGCTCGCCGCGACTCGGCGCTGGCAGGATGTCCAGCTGTTCCTGCACCCCCAGTCCTACGGCAGCACCGACGCGGTGTTCGGCCTCGACGTCGGCTTCTACGTGTTCACGCTGCCGGTGATCACGATGATCATCTCGTTCCTGCAGTTCATGGTGCTGGTCGCGGCGGTCGCGGCGGTCGCCGGGCACTTCGTGTACGGCGGGATCAGCTGGACGCAGGAGAGCGGCCTCGAGGTCACCACGACCGCGCGGCGCCACCTCGGGATCGTCGCCGCCGCCTACGTGCTGCTGCTGGGCGTGGGCCACTGGTTCCACCGCTACGGCATGCTCACCGGCGAGCACGACCGCTTCGACGGCGCCTCCTACACGGACGTCCACGCGATCCTGCCCGCCCAGACGATCCTCGCGATCGCCGCGGTCATCGTCGCGGCCCTGTTCGTGCTGTGGATCTGGCGGGCCGACTGGCGGATCCCCGCCGTCGGCGCCGGTCTCATGGTGCTCTCCACCCTCGTGGTGGGCACCGCCTACCCGTGGGCCATCCAGCAGTTCAAGGTGACCCCGAACGAGCGCGCCCTCGAGCAGCCGTACATCCAGCGCAACATCGAGGCGACGCGCACCGCGTGGAACGTCGACGACGTCACCGAGACCTCGTACTCCGCGTCGACCACGGCCGAGGCGGGCGCGCTGCGCGAGGACGCCGACACCACCGCGCAGATCCGCCTGCTGGACCCCTCGATCGTCTCCCCGACGTTCGAGCAGCGCGAGGCGAACCGCCAGTACTGGGGTTTCGACCAGGTGCTCAGCGTGGACCGCTACACGATCGACGACCGCCTCCAGGACACCGTGATCGGCGTGCGCGAGCTGCGCCCCGACAAGTTCAACCTCGACAGCCGCGGCTGGGTCAACCGGCACATCGTCTACACGCACGGCTACGGCCTCGCGGCCGCCTTCGGCAACCAGCGCAACTCGGACGGCGAGCCCGACTTCCTGCAGTCCGGAGTCCCCGGCAAGGGCGAGCTGGGCGATTTCGAGGAGCGCGTCTACTTCGGCCGCCATTCGCCGGACTACTCGATCGTCGGCGCGCCCGAAGGGTCGGAGCCGGAGGAGTTCGACTACCAGACGGGAACCGACGAGAAGAACGAGGGCGCCCAGCACAACAACACCTTCACCGGTGACGGCGGCCCGAAGGTCGGCAGCTTCTTCAACCGCCTGCTGTACGCGATCAAGTTCCGCGATCCCAACATCGTCATCTCCAGCTACGTGAACTCCGACTCGCAGATCCTCTACGACCGCCAGCCGCAGGAGCGCGTGAAGGAGGTCGCGCCGTTCCTGCAGCTGGACTCCGAGATGTACCCGGCGGTCGTGGACGGGCAGATGGTGTGGGTGATCGACGGATACACGACCACCGACGCCTACCCGTACTCGACGAGCCAGAACCTGGACTCCGCCACGGTCGACTCCAAGACCGCCGAGGAGGACGCGAGCGACAACTACAGGGACGCGCACGCCAACTACATGCGCAATTCCGTGAAGGCCACCGTCAACGCCTTCGACGGCAGCGTGAACCTGTACACCTGGGACACGGACGACCCGATCCTCAGGTCGTGGCAGCAGGTGTTCCCCGACTCGCTGAAGCCCGCCTCGGAGATCTCCGGCGACCTCATGAGCCACCTGCGCTACCCGGCCGACTACTTCAAGGCCCAGCGCGAGATCCTCGCGAAGTACCACGTGACGGAGGCCGACGAGTTCTTCGGCCAGCAGGACTTCTGGCAGGTCTCGCCGGACCCGACGGCGAAGGCATCGACCAACGCCGACGGCTCCAAGGGCACGCAGGCCCCGCAGCCGCCGTACTACCTCACGATGCAGATGCCGGGGGAGGAGTCCCCGCGCTTCACCCTGTCCTCGAACTACATCCCCTATCAGGGGCAGAGCGGGCAGAACGTGATGACGGGCCTGCTCGCCGTGGACTCGGAGACGGGGGACAAGGCCGGGAACCCGGCCAAGACCTTCGGCAAGATGAACCTCCTGGTGCTGCCCACGACGAACCCCGTCAACGGCCCCGGGCAGGTCCAGGCCACCTTCAACGCCGAGCCCAACGTCTCGCAGGCGCTGAACCTGCTGAAGTCGGGGAACTCCGAGGTCATCAACGGCAACCTGCTCACGGTCCCCGTGGGCGGCGGCCTGCTGTACGTCCAGCCCGTCTACATCCAGTCCTCCTCCGCCGGCGGCGGCACCCAGTACCCGCTGCTGCAGATGGTGCTGGTGTCCTTCGGGGACAAGATCGGCTTCGCGCCGACGCTCGACGAGGCCCTCGACAAGGTCTTCGAGGGCGACTCGGGGGCCAACGCGGGCGACGCGAAGGTCGAGAGCGACCAGAGCGGCGCGGTCTCCGGCTCCGTGGACACCGAGAGCGGGGAGGCCGACAAGAGCGACGCGTCGGGCGCCTCGAAGGACTCGGGCGACTCAGGCGACGCGGGGTCGGACACGGCCGGCGGCACCGCCCAGCAGCGTCTGGATCAGGCACTGAAGGACATGGACCAGGCCACCAAGGATGCCGACGCCGCGATGAAGAAGGGCGACTGGAACGCCTACGGCAAGGCGCAGGACGAGCTCTCCGACGCTCTGCAGCGGGCGGTCGACGCCAACAGCGAGATCGAGGGCTCCGGCTCCGGCTCCGGCGGCGCGGCGAGCGACGGCGGGGGCGCGAGCGACGGCGGGGACTGA
- a CDS encoding nuclear transport factor 2 family protein translates to MTDPRLQHLVDRAGIDDAINAYSHALDQRAWELLEDAFLPDAEIVLIDRAVTHTPQSLVTALSANDRTRLSGQHLVGKTRARIADGVAHAVTEASWTTLQSTEDPTSFLLIRGTGVYVDDLRRVEAGWRIARRELALKSITRDLVPLEDDDLENIRRTLAQEWL, encoded by the coding sequence ATGACCGACCCGAGACTGCAGCACCTCGTGGATCGCGCCGGCATCGACGACGCGATCAACGCCTACTCCCACGCGCTGGATCAGCGCGCATGGGAGCTCCTCGAGGACGCCTTCCTGCCGGACGCGGAGATCGTGCTCATCGACCGGGCGGTGACGCACACCCCGCAGAGTCTGGTCACCGCGCTCTCGGCGAACGATCGCACGCGCCTGAGCGGCCAGCACCTGGTGGGCAAGACTCGCGCCCGCATCGCGGACGGCGTCGCCCACGCGGTGACCGAGGCGTCGTGGACGACGCTGCAGAGCACGGAGGATCCGACCTCGTTCCTGCTGATCCGCGGCACCGGCGTCTACGTCGATGATCTGCGCCGGGTCGAGGCGGGATGGAGGATCGCGCGGCGCGAGCTGGCGCTGAAGTCGATCACCCGCGATCTCGTGCCTCTCGAGGACGACGACCTCGAGAACATCCGTCGGACGCTCGCACAGGAGTGGCTGTAG
- a CDS encoding SDR family oxidoreductase, with translation MTSPPPDAHSPEHVPTGGGGRVAGRTAFITGAAGGIGSATALRLIEEGARVIAVDLDSQQETLRRLRDGLSDPDALLPLAADVTDRDSLADAADRGVRALGPLDIVFANAGVLRPEGPVEDIDQATWDGVVSINLTGVFHTAQATFPHLKRNPRGSSVILASSTAGVRGGANSSAYTATKTALVGLAETWAHELGPYRGRVNTTHPTAVGTDLVLNRQNLRRYRPDIPDPRPEDVIEAFSRGKLLDTPWIDPIDVAHAVLFLASDEARFITGAHLTIDAGSTIRWG, from the coding sequence GTGACTTCCCCGCCGCCCGATGCCCACTCCCCCGAGCACGTCCCGACGGGAGGCGGCGGGCGCGTCGCCGGCCGCACCGCGTTCATCACCGGTGCGGCCGGCGGCATCGGCTCTGCGACCGCGCTGCGGCTGATCGAGGAGGGCGCCCGGGTGATCGCGGTCGACCTGGACTCCCAGCAGGAGACCCTGCGCCGGCTGCGCGACGGCCTGTCCGATCCCGACGCCCTGCTCCCGCTCGCGGCCGACGTCACCGACCGCGACTCGCTCGCCGACGCCGCGGACCGCGGCGTCCGTGCCCTCGGCCCGCTCGACATCGTCTTCGCCAACGCCGGCGTGCTCCGTCCCGAGGGGCCGGTCGAGGACATCGACCAGGCCACCTGGGACGGCGTGGTCTCCATCAACCTCACCGGCGTGTTCCACACCGCTCAGGCCACGTTCCCGCACCTGAAGCGGAACCCGAGGGGGTCGAGCGTCATCCTCGCGTCCTCCACCGCGGGCGTGCGCGGTGGCGCGAACTCCTCCGCCTACACCGCGACGAAGACGGCCCTGGTCGGCCTCGCGGAGACCTGGGCGCACGAGCTCGGCCCCTATCGCGGGCGCGTGAACACGACACATCCCACCGCCGTGGGCACCGATCTGGTGCTGAACCGCCAGAACCTGCGCCGCTACCGTCCCGACATCCCCGATCCCCGGCCCGAGGACGTCATCGAGGCCTTCTCGCGAGGAAAGCTCCTGGACACACCGTGGATCGACCCGATCGACGTCGCCCACGCGGTGCTCTTCCTCGCCTCGGACGAGGCGCGCTTCATCACCGGTGCCCATCTCACGATCGACGCCGGATCGACCATCCGGTGGGGCTGA
- a CDS encoding PLP-dependent cysteine synthase family protein, whose amino-acid sequence MSRIHQSIAELVGNTPLVELSNYQKKHGIAAHVIGKLEYLNPSGSVKDRLALALIEDARAKGQISEGSTLIDVTSGNTGISLASIGHALGLEFIPYLEPGTTQERLDIFNGFGLDTHSFTDIEEIADFEEKGLVIDDLIRGITRIAEEQGFHYAGQTVNEANQEFHYRTTGPEIWEDTDGRVDYFVAAAGTAGTIVGTGRYLREQNPDVTIVGVQAADSSRPDSEDFTGNIIDGTLPVHDVPDEFVPTLIRSNLENGFAFDEVIDVQAEEAYRTAQETAKTDGLFLGTSAAAALTAALRIARRPEAEGRNIVVIYPDNGFKYLSTGLYKPLGDAA is encoded by the coding sequence TTGTCGCGCATCCACCAGTCCATCGCCGAGCTCGTCGGCAACACGCCCCTGGTCGAGCTGAGCAACTACCAGAAGAAGCACGGGATCGCCGCGCACGTGATCGGCAAGCTCGAGTACCTCAACCCTTCGGGCAGCGTGAAAGATCGACTCGCGCTGGCCCTCATCGAGGACGCCCGGGCGAAGGGACAGATCTCCGAGGGCAGCACGCTGATCGACGTGACCAGCGGGAACACCGGAATCTCCCTCGCCTCGATCGGTCACGCGCTGGGGCTCGAGTTCATCCCCTACCTGGAGCCGGGCACCACCCAGGAGAGGCTGGACATCTTCAACGGCTTCGGCCTGGACACCCACTCCTTCACCGACATCGAGGAGATCGCCGACTTCGAGGAGAAGGGCCTCGTCATCGACGACCTCATCCGCGGCATCACCCGCATCGCCGAGGAGCAGGGCTTCCACTACGCCGGTCAGACCGTGAACGAGGCGAATCAGGAGTTCCACTACCGCACCACCGGCCCGGAGATCTGGGAGGACACCGACGGGCGGGTGGACTACTTCGTGGCGGCCGCCGGCACCGCCGGGACGATCGTCGGCACCGGGCGCTACCTGCGCGAGCAGAACCCCGACGTCACGATCGTCGGCGTCCAGGCGGCCGACTCCTCCCGGCCCGACAGCGAGGACTTCACGGGGAACATCATCGACGGCACCCTGCCCGTGCACGACGTCCCCGACGAGTTCGTGCCCACTCTGATCCGCTCGAACCTCGAGAACGGATTCGCCTTCGACGAGGTCATCGACGTGCAGGCGGAGGAGGCGTACCGCACCGCGCAGGAGACGGCCAAGACCGACGGACTGTTCCTCGGGACCTCCGCGGCCGCCGCGCTGACCGCGGCCCTGCGCATCGCCCGGCGACCGGAGGCCGAGGGAAGGAACATCGTGGTGATCTACCCGGACAACGGATTCAAGTACCTCTCCACAGGCCTGTACAAGCCGCTGGGGGACGCCGCGTGA
- a CDS encoding peroxidase-related enzyme (This protein belongs to a clade of uncharacterized proteins related to peroxidases such as the alkylhydroperoxidase AhpD.) — MSAPASTAAAVSRLHVPSSEELTDRTRRLFEATERTGGFVPNWLRAFALGGADNDRLNAYLFPLLEGSDGRRSTLTAREREIIATVVSVENRCPYCHTLHIDGLARHLGDHHLATRIGLDHREVDELTEREHALAELATTITRAPREVTREHLDHLRELGLDDAGIYEAIQIASVINATNRISIALAVLPDPETFDAQNAALNS, encoded by the coding sequence ATGAGCGCGCCCGCCTCCACCGCCGCCGCCGTCTCCCGCCTGCACGTGCCCTCCTCCGAGGAGCTCACGGATCGCACCCGCAGGCTGTTCGAGGCGACCGAGCGCACGGGAGGCTTCGTCCCGAACTGGCTGCGCGCCTTCGCCCTCGGAGGCGCCGACAACGACCGACTCAACGCCTACCTCTTCCCGCTCCTGGAAGGGTCCGACGGCAGGAGGAGCACCCTCACCGCCAGGGAGCGCGAGATCATCGCGACCGTCGTCTCCGTGGAGAACCGCTGCCCGTACTGCCACACCCTGCACATCGACGGCCTCGCACGCCACCTCGGCGACCACCACCTGGCCACTCGCATCGGGCTCGACCACCGCGAGGTCGACGAGCTCACGGAGCGGGAGCACGCTCTCGCCGAGCTCGCCACGACGATCACGCGCGCCCCGCGCGAGGTGACGCGGGAGCATCTCGATCACCTCCGGGAACTCGGCCTGGACGACGCCGGCATCTACGAGGCGATCCAGATCGCCTCCGTCATCAACGCCACCAACAGGATCTCGATCGCCCTGGCCGTGCTGCCGGACCCCGAGACCTTCGACGCCCAGAACGCCGCACTCAACAGCTGA
- a CDS encoding peroxidase-related enzyme (This protein belongs to a clade of uncharacterized proteins related to peroxidases such as the alkylhydroperoxidase AhpD.) → MTTTATQAPTATTARDTAASSPAEQRSEISRLPLARREDLPTALREQLDGLESQLGYLPNWAAASALAGEHAQHLNTLLLGLLGRKGALSQEDRDFLALVSSAANGCSYCRLNHIQSYGRAIHDHALATRIGLDDREVAELDERRRALADFARTVSLDVHALGDADIAGLRAQGLSSEQIIEALFVVIAFAAGNRLTVALNVLPDAQFFDA, encoded by the coding sequence ATGACCACCACCGCCACGCAGGCGCCCACGGCGACGACTGCCCGGGACACGGCCGCATCGAGCCCTGCCGAGCAGCGCTCCGAGATCTCCCGGCTCCCCCTCGCCCGACGCGAGGATCTGCCGACCGCTCTCCGGGAGCAGCTCGACGGCCTCGAGTCCCAGCTCGGCTACCTCCCGAACTGGGCCGCCGCCTCCGCCCTCGCCGGCGAGCACGCACAGCACCTCAACACCCTGCTGCTGGGCCTGCTCGGACGGAAGGGGGCGCTCAGCCAGGAGGACAGGGACTTCCTGGCCCTCGTCTCCTCGGCCGCCAACGGCTGCAGCTACTGCCGCCTGAACCACATCCAGTCCTACGGGAGGGCGATCCACGACCACGCGCTCGCCACCCGGATCGGCCTGGACGACCGCGAGGTGGCAGAGCTCGACGAGCGTCGCCGCGCGCTGGCCGATTTCGCGCGCACGGTCTCGCTCGACGTGCACGCCCTCGGGGATGCCGACATCGCGGGGCTCCGCGCGCAGGGCCTGAGCAGCGAGCAGATCATCGAGGCACTCTTCGTGGTCATCGCGTTCGCCGCCGGCAACAGGCTCACCGTCGCTCTGAACGTGCTGCCCGACGCGCAGTTCTTCGACGCATGA
- a CDS encoding SGNH/GDSL hydrolase family protein produces the protein MNDTAVPARTLVFIGDSITDAGRREDPEHLGFGYVRLIAEHFAAHEPDARVLNTGIGGNRVPDLVARFGPDCVDLAPDVVTLYVGVNDTWRRYDSDDPTSVEDFEAGYRYLLDQLSGARPGVPVLLILPFVADIDEEKARFHEDLAPKVARIRALAREFGHPVVDSEHLLERAYAAGHTPATIAEDGVHPTIAGHRLLADAWLEAFATVDPRR, from the coding sequence ATGAACGACACCGCCGTCCCCGCCCGCACCCTCGTCTTCATCGGGGACTCAATCACCGACGCCGGCCGTCGCGAGGATCCGGAGCACCTCGGGTTCGGATACGTGCGGCTGATCGCCGAGCACTTCGCGGCCCATGAGCCGGATGCGAGGGTGCTGAACACGGGGATCGGTGGGAACCGCGTGCCGGACCTGGTGGCGCGGTTCGGTCCGGACTGCGTGGACCTCGCCCCCGACGTCGTCACCCTCTACGTGGGCGTGAACGACACCTGGCGCCGCTACGACAGCGACGACCCCACCTCCGTGGAGGACTTCGAGGCCGGGTACCGCTATCTGCTCGACCAGCTCTCGGGCGCGCGGCCGGGCGTGCCCGTGCTGCTGATCCTCCCGTTCGTCGCCGATATCGACGAGGAGAAGGCCCGCTTTCACGAGGACCTCGCTCCCAAGGTCGCTCGCATCCGGGCGCTCGCCCGCGAGTTCGGCCACCCCGTCGTGGACTCCGAGCACCTGCTGGAGCGCGCCTACGCCGCGGGCCACACCCCGGCGACCATCGCCGAGGACGGCGTGCACCCGACGATCGCGGGGCACCGCCTGCTGGCCGACGCCTGGCTCGAGGCCTTCGCGACGGTGGACCCGCGACGCTGA
- a CDS encoding crotonobetainyl-CoA--carnitine CoA-transferase yields the protein MSWRRRLRALVVPVRRARVLSAGPAGVGFRVDGSALDLDARPRQGAFGDCWVAAAMLAIHEAAPARVAEMIRAHDGSSSVGVLLRGGRVRIAVDRAMPVDARGRWVGALQSRSGAETESGSGSGSGSGSAPGSAADAPGWPGLVEKAAAIHVAGSYRMLGRGLGRFGLQLLAGIPARTHVLLPRPDRLRGWLDEGRAVLASTHPLSPRVMTAGGPLPANHVMAIVGCDPATGEISLRNPWTPDELLVVDRRTFRRGFLSIDVTARPLR from the coding sequence ATGAGCTGGCGCCGCCGGCTGCGCGCGCTCGTCGTCCCTGTACGGCGGGCGCGCGTCCTGTCCGCGGGCCCCGCGGGCGTCGGCTTCCGCGTCGACGGCTCCGCGCTCGACCTCGATGCCCGTCCCCGCCAGGGCGCGTTCGGCGACTGCTGGGTGGCGGCGGCGATGCTCGCGATCCACGAGGCGGCGCCCGCGCGCGTCGCAGAGATGATCAGGGCGCACGACGGGTCGAGCAGCGTCGGAGTCCTGCTGCGCGGGGGCCGCGTGCGCATCGCGGTCGATCGGGCGATGCCGGTCGACGCGCGGGGCCGCTGGGTGGGCGCACTCCAGTCCCGGTCCGGGGCCGAGACTGAGTCTGGGTCTGGGTCTGGGTCTGGGTCCGGATCCGCACCCGGGAGCGCCGCCGACGCACCGGGATGGCCGGGCCTCGTGGAGAAGGCCGCCGCGATCCATGTCGCCGGGTCCTACCGGATGCTCGGTCGGGGGCTCGGGCGGTTCGGCCTCCAGCTGCTCGCGGGGATCCCCGCGCGCACGCACGTGCTGCTCCCCCGCCCCGACCGCCTGCGGGGATGGCTCGACGAGGGGCGCGCCGTGCTCGCCTCCACCCACCCGCTCTCGCCCCGCGTGATGACCGCGGGCGGGCCGCTGCCGGCGAACCACGTGATGGCGATCGTGGGATGCGACCCGGCGACGGGCGAGATCTCCCTGCGGAACCCGTGGACGCCCGACGAGCTGCTCGTCGTCGACCGCCGGACGTTCCGCCGCGGCTTCCTCTCGATCGACGTCACCGCCCGCCCGCTGCGCTGA